One genomic region from Sphingomonas paeninsulae encodes:
- a CDS encoding Glu/Leu/Phe/Val family dehydrogenase has product MVAVWDLADFDDHEGVHLFRDRDSGLTAIIAIHSTALGPAAGGTRLWHYPNRADAITDALRLSRGMSYKNAMAGLPMGGGKAVILADANATKTTEMIAAFGRAIESLGGKYVTAEDVGMNDADMVAIARETKFVSGLPVGGNAAGGDPGPYTARGVFLGVKAAAKHALGSDDMSGVHVAIQGVGSVGGGLARLLAKEGTKLTIADVSPGRAKALADELGGTAVAAADILTTQADILSPCALGAILTAETIAALRVQVVAGGANNQLATPDDGDRLHARGILFAPDYVINAGGIINVALEYLGQGDRAEVEARVDRIPGRLETIWAESAATGDTAARVADRMAQALIGRA; this is encoded by the coding sequence ATGGTCGCCGTTTGGGATTTGGCCGATTTCGACGATCATGAGGGCGTTCACCTGTTCCGCGACCGGGACAGTGGGCTGACAGCCATCATAGCAATTCATTCCACGGCTCTCGGTCCCGCTGCAGGAGGCACCCGGCTCTGGCACTATCCGAATCGCGCCGATGCAATCACCGACGCGCTGCGTCTGTCGCGCGGGATGAGTTACAAGAACGCGATGGCTGGACTTCCGATGGGCGGCGGAAAAGCTGTTATCCTTGCTGACGCCAATGCGACGAAAACAACCGAGATGATTGCTGCGTTCGGTCGCGCAATCGAATCGCTCGGCGGTAAGTACGTGACGGCCGAAGACGTTGGCATGAACGACGCCGACATGGTCGCGATTGCGCGTGAAACCAAATTTGTTTCAGGACTGCCAGTGGGTGGTAATGCGGCAGGTGGCGACCCCGGTCCCTATACTGCGCGTGGCGTATTCCTTGGTGTGAAGGCTGCAGCCAAGCATGCACTGGGAAGCGATGACATGTCGGGCGTTCACGTCGCCATTCAAGGCGTGGGCAGCGTCGGCGGAGGGCTGGCCCGCCTGCTGGCTAAGGAAGGCACCAAGCTGACGATCGCCGACGTATCGCCCGGTCGCGCAAAGGCGTTGGCGGATGAGCTTGGTGGCACCGCAGTTGCCGCCGCTGACATATTGACCACCCAAGCCGATATCCTAAGTCCTTGTGCACTGGGCGCGATACTGACTGCCGAAACGATTGCCGCATTGCGCGTGCAGGTCGTTGCGGGTGGGGCGAACAACCAGCTTGCAACCCCTGACGATGGCGATCGCCTCCATGCTCGTGGTATCCTGTTTGCGCCTGATTACGTGATAAACGCAGGCGGAATCATCAATGTCGCGCTCGAATATCTGGGGCAGGGCGACCGCGCAGAAGTTGAGGCTCGCGTTGATCGGATTCCCGGTCGTTTGGAGACGATATGGGCTGAAAGCGCGGCCACCGGCGACACCGCAGCCCGCGTTGCGGATCGCATGGCTCAGGCATTGATCGGCCGCGCATAA
- the gspN gene encoding type II secretion system protein N → MSSWCRYRSVGARQNGTHCSGASGTIWSGSLTDASFGPVPLGDLKTGLRPLALLAGRAEFGMSGNAGEGRLIAAHGLTGIAQVAAKLNVAQAFAPLSLDSFSLNEVTVTFSGDRCASADGRVRATFSGELGRTELAVLTGTARCDAGELILPLVSQSALQRLTLRISGQGQWRAVLAVRTTDPATIAKLASNGFAPLAGGYVLHLSGRL, encoded by the coding sequence GTGTCCTCTTGGTGCCGGTATCGCTCTGTCGGGGCTCGACAAAACGGGACTCACTGCTCGGGGGCAAGTGGGACGATCTGGTCGGGATCGCTCACCGATGCCAGTTTTGGTCCCGTCCCGCTCGGCGATCTTAAAACGGGTTTGCGACCGCTGGCATTGCTGGCGGGTCGCGCTGAATTTGGGATGTCGGGCAACGCGGGAGAGGGCCGTTTGATCGCCGCACATGGGCTGACCGGCATTGCGCAAGTCGCCGCTAAACTTAATGTTGCGCAGGCTTTTGCGCCGCTTTCACTCGATAGTTTCAGTCTCAATGAAGTCACCGTGACGTTTAGCGGCGATCGTTGCGCATCTGCCGATGGTCGTGTCCGGGCGACTTTTTCGGGCGAACTTGGAAGAACGGAATTGGCAGTACTGACCGGCACCGCGCGCTGCGATGCGGGCGAGCTGATTTTGCCACTGGTCAGCCAGTCTGCCTTGCAACGGCTTACCCTGCGTATTTCAGGACAGGGCCAGTGGCGTGCTGTGCTGGCGGTTCGCACGACTGACCCGGCAACCATCGCCAAACTGGCTTCAAATGGCTTTGCGCCACTCGCGGGTGGATATGTCCTGCACCTTTCCGGTCGCTTGTGA
- a CDS encoding type II secretion system protein M has product MIDRLKVYWAARSEREQALLAIMFALLFAVILWFGVIAPLRNARVEAKDRLDRATVVSGRVSARADTLRRAIRTAPPSLGTSLKVAVETAATQAGFAPSRLDPQGDDRVDVVISSAKSQALFPWLATLAQRGIFVEKSAIRPNSDASLSFEATLRLRRP; this is encoded by the coding sequence ATGATCGATCGGTTGAAGGTTTATTGGGCCGCTCGCAGTGAGCGCGAACAGGCTCTGCTTGCAATCATGTTTGCGCTGCTTTTTGCGGTTATTCTTTGGTTTGGGGTCATTGCACCGCTGAGAAACGCGCGGGTCGAGGCGAAGGACCGACTAGACCGGGCCACGGTCGTTTCGGGTCGGGTTTCCGCACGAGCTGACACTCTCCGTCGTGCAATCCGCACAGCGCCGCCTTCACTTGGGACATCGCTGAAGGTTGCCGTTGAAACTGCCGCGACTCAGGCGGGATTCGCGCCATCGCGACTGGACCCGCAGGGAGATGACCGCGTCGATGTTGTAATATCATCGGCTAAAAGTCAGGCTCTGTTTCCGTGGCTCGCCACCCTCGCGCAGCGCGGTATTTTTGTCGAGAAATCGGCGATACGACCCAATAGTGACGCCAGCCTCAGTTTTGAGGCGACGTTAAGGCTGCGGCGACCATGA
- the gspL gene encoding type II secretion system protein GspL, whose translation MTGRTVVIFMGQPTRWSSIADGRINGRGEGFPSPDEGTRIVGVIPASDVVVHQLVLPNLTDPQARGAARLAVAENSVSPIATLHVAVSASIDGERTVVVLDSGRIAGYLGELGARGIDPDAIIAAPLIVERPDIGFIVADLGWETIIRGRDGAFADDPVLTPLLTGGQIVTLDSGEIDAAIIAAAAAPEVDLRQGSFAPRRRWAVDAARFRRIGWLAAACLAMLIVSPIVQLVHLNGAARNIEARNVGVAQSVLPVGLVVADPLAQLDERLAAFGGAGGGFLPLADAVASAASAAANVEVGAMSFDTAGLHFSAHATTSAELALFETRMGALGLIVTPVRGVVGGDRPTSDYTVRAR comes from the coding sequence GTCATCTTCATGGGGCAGCCCACACGTTGGTCGAGCATCGCAGACGGTCGGATAAACGGTCGTGGAGAGGGCTTTCCATCGCCTGACGAAGGCACGCGGATCGTTGGGGTCATTCCTGCGTCCGATGTCGTCGTGCATCAACTTGTCCTACCCAATCTGACCGACCCGCAGGCCCGGGGTGCAGCGCGGCTGGCAGTCGCCGAGAACAGCGTTTCGCCCATCGCCACGCTCCATGTCGCCGTCAGCGCAAGCATCGACGGGGAACGAACCGTCGTCGTGCTGGATAGCGGCCGGATAGCTGGATATTTGGGTGAACTTGGTGCGCGGGGCATTGATCCCGATGCGATCATTGCAGCGCCCCTGATCGTTGAGCGGCCCGATATCGGCTTCATTGTGGCGGATCTGGGGTGGGAAACGATTATCCGGGGCCGGGATGGAGCATTTGCTGACGACCCGGTCCTGACGCCTTTGCTAACGGGCGGGCAAATCGTGACGCTCGACTCAGGCGAAATCGATGCTGCGATCATCGCTGCTGCGGCCGCTCCCGAAGTCGATTTGCGACAGGGTTCGTTTGCGCCTCGCCGTCGCTGGGCGGTGGATGCGGCCCGGTTCCGCCGGATTGGATGGTTGGCAGCGGCTTGCCTAGCGATGCTGATCGTGTCGCCGATCGTCCAGCTTGTCCATTTGAATGGGGCTGCGCGGAATATCGAAGCGCGCAATGTTGGAGTTGCGCAATCGGTTCTTCCGGTCGGTCTTGTGGTCGCCGATCCGCTTGCGCAACTCGACGAACGCTTGGCTGCGTTCGGTGGGGCGGGGGGCGGCTTCCTGCCACTGGCCGATGCCGTTGCATCGGCGGCTAGCGCTGCTGCGAATGTCGAGGTGGGCGCAATGAGCTTTGACACAGCGGGCCTGCACTTCAGCGCCCATGCAACCACGTCCGCTGAACTCGCTTTATTCGAAACACGAATGGGGGCCTTGGGGTTGATCGTCACGCCCGTGCGGGGTGTTGTCGGGGGTGATCGCCCGACGAGCGACTATACGGTGCGGGCACGATGA